The following coding sequences lie in one Methanopyrus sp. SNP6 genomic window:
- the gatE gene encoding Glu-tRNA(Gln) amidotransferase subunit GatE translates to MREEDLDWEEIGLRVGLEIHRQLDTSRKLFCRCTPELGEEVPEEPKVRRKLRPVQSEMGEFDPAALEEFKRDRTFYYLADGSFSCLVELDEEPPHEPCSEALDVAIKVTLLLGGSVVDEVHVMRKMVIDGSNTTGFQRTMLVGFGGEVPTSEGPVRISTVCLEEDAARKVKGRDQDLEVDYCLDRLGIPLIEVSTEPDIRTPEQAREAAERIGEAIKAVGGVKSGIGTVRQDVNVSIKGGAVQEIKGVQDLNLIPKVVKYEALRQANLLRIRDELRERDVSETDLVNCEPVDVTDVFEDTDSEVIRRELERDGVVYALLLPGFEGILGWELCPGRRFGTELADYARRRGVSGLFHSDELPKYGISEEEVETVRQRLGVEDGDGFVLIAGPEDRVKSAMEAVKDRAIMALKGVPAETRRARKDGTTEYMRPRPGAARMYPETDIPPVVIDEDRVKELAEKLPEKPWERKERLTEEYGLGEELVEQMFEHGVVDEFEKIVEETGAEPKVAAATLVNTIPRLEKDGYPVDNLTIDHVKDVLKLYAEGTIAKSGIEELLGALAADPDSDPEELAEELGIVMVSEEEIEEVVEEAIRRYKDEIRERGMAVMGKIMGEVMEVLRGRADGKRVSELVRERIQEISGE, encoded by the coding sequence GTGCGAGAAGAGGACCTAGACTGGGAAGAGATCGGTCTCCGAGTGGGACTTGAGATCCACCGGCAGCTTGATACCTCCAGAAAGCTGTTCTGTCGCTGTACTCCAGAGCTAGGGGAAGAGGTGCCGGAGGAGCCCAAGGTCAGACGTAAGCTCCGCCCGGTCCAGAGCGAGATGGGCGAGTTCGATCCGGCGGCTTTGGAAGAATTCAAGCGCGACCGAACGTTCTACTACCTGGCGGACGGGTCCTTCTCGTGCCTAGTTGAACTGGACGAAGAGCCCCCGCACGAGCCTTGTTCTGAAGCTCTCGACGTCGCGATTAAGGTTACCCTCCTTCTGGGTGGGTCCGTCGTCGACGAGGTGCACGTGATGCGGAAGATGGTAATCGACGGTTCGAACACCACTGGATTCCAGCGTACAATGCTCGTCGGGTTCGGTGGTGAGGTCCCGACGTCCGAAGGCCCAGTCCGTATCAGTACGGTGTGTCTGGAAGAAGACGCCGCTCGCAAGGTGAAGGGACGTGATCAGGATCTCGAGGTCGATTACTGCCTTGACAGGCTCGGGATACCGCTTATCGAGGTTTCTACGGAGCCGGACATCAGGACGCCGGAACAGGCCCGTGAGGCCGCTGAGAGGATCGGTGAGGCGATCAAAGCCGTAGGCGGTGTGAAGTCAGGAATCGGCACGGTAAGGCAGGACGTGAACGTCTCGATAAAGGGTGGCGCCGTGCAGGAGATCAAGGGTGTTCAGGACTTGAACCTGATTCCTAAGGTAGTCAAGTACGAGGCGTTAAGACAGGCGAATCTACTCAGGATCCGAGACGAGCTTCGTGAACGCGATGTTAGTGAAACGGACCTAGTCAATTGTGAGCCAGTGGATGTTACTGACGTGTTCGAGGACACCGACAGCGAGGTTATCCGTCGGGAACTCGAGCGTGATGGTGTAGTGTACGCTCTGCTTCTGCCCGGGTTCGAAGGGATTTTAGGTTGGGAACTGTGTCCGGGCCGGAGGTTCGGTACCGAGCTCGCCGACTACGCGAGGAGACGAGGGGTTTCGGGGCTGTTCCACTCCGATGAGCTTCCCAAGTACGGTATCTCGGAGGAGGAAGTCGAGACTGTCAGGCAGCGTCTCGGTGTGGAAGACGGTGACGGGTTCGTCTTGATAGCGGGTCCGGAGGATCGTGTTAAGTCCGCCATGGAAGCGGTGAAGGATCGCGCTATCATGGCGCTGAAAGGCGTCCCGGCCGAGACCCGACGCGCTCGGAAGGACGGGACCACGGAGTACATGCGGCCTCGCCCGGGAGCCGCTCGAATGTACCCTGAGACGGACATCCCGCCAGTAGTTATCGACGAGGACAGGGTAAAAGAGCTGGCGGAAAAGCTCCCGGAGAAACCTTGGGAGCGTAAGGAGAGGCTCACCGAAGAGTACGGTCTCGGGGAGGAGTTAGTTGAGCAGATGTTCGAGCATGGAGTCGTGGACGAGTTCGAGAAGATCGTGGAGGAGACCGGAGCGGAACCCAAGGTAGCAGCGGCCACGCTAGTGAACACGATCCCTCGGCTTGAAAAAGACGGGTACCCAGTGGATAACCTCACCATAGACCACGTTAAGGATGTGCTGAAGCTCTACGCCGAGGGTACCATAGCTAAGTCTGGAATCGAGGAGCTGCTGGGCGCCCTTGCGGCCGATCCGGACTCCGATCCAGAGGAGCTCGCGGAAGAACTCGGCATAGTGATGGTGTCCGAGGAGGAGATCGAGGAGGTTGTCGAAGAGGCGATTCGTAGGTACAAGGATGAGATTCGGGAGCGAGGTATGGCAGTCATGGGCAAGATTATGGGTGAAGTAATGGAAGTCCTACGGGGACGGGCGGACGGTAAACGGGTAAGCGAGCTCGTCCGTGAGCGAATTCAAGAGATTTCGGGAGAGTGA
- a CDS encoding methylated-DNA--[protein]-cysteine S-methyltransferase → MLEVTLPGEGTPAAERSRTLRTLKRALERYFRGHPVNFGDVPVRINVSGKPREVLELVREIPYGTVVTYGDIAQKANIHPRVVGVSLALNRTPIIVPCHRVVATDGLGGFRWGLEWKRRLLELEGALPSKR, encoded by the coding sequence GTGCTAGAGGTAACCCTACCGGGGGAAGGCACGCCGGCGGCGGAGAGATCCCGCACGCTCCGCACCCTTAAACGTGCCCTGGAGCGGTACTTCCGGGGCCACCCCGTAAACTTCGGTGATGTCCCGGTGAGGATAAACGTTTCCGGAAAACCTCGGGAGGTGCTCGAGCTCGTCCGCGAGATCCCGTACGGGACAGTGGTCACCTACGGGGATATCGCCCAAAAGGCCAACATCCATCCACGGGTGGTGGGAGTCTCCCTCGCCCTAAACAGGACCCCGATAATCGTGCCATGCCACCGCGTCGTAGCCACCGACGGGCTCGGTGGGTTCAGGTGGGGGTTGGAATGGAAGAGGAGGCTGTTAGAGCTAGAGGGAGCGTTACCATCGAAGAGGTAG
- a CDS encoding DUF366 family protein — MEEEAVRARGSVTIEEVGQWVVIVDREELEYDGSQLRRTFAHERYGIKGRAVVVFRGPMDVRTEYTADAEDVGSPIRGNDVLHLLVDDPTRADPLVSGLLQRLLVVVAKEVIERELSTNLNRDGDDLLHDGRKLTVSVFKPAGPGSLAHLGINVTTEGVPVPASSLRDLGYLGDPLDLGRRVAVEFVREITDVELDLTKIRW, encoded by the coding sequence ATGGAAGAGGAGGCTGTTAGAGCTAGAGGGAGCGTTACCATCGAAGAGGTAGGCCAGTGGGTAGTGATCGTCGACCGTGAGGAGCTCGAGTACGACGGCTCGCAGCTCCGCAGGACGTTCGCTCACGAGCGGTACGGAATTAAAGGGCGGGCCGTAGTGGTGTTTCGAGGCCCGATGGACGTAAGGACGGAATACACCGCGGATGCTGAGGATGTCGGCTCGCCTATCCGGGGCAACGACGTGCTGCATTTGCTCGTGGACGACCCCACCCGAGCCGATCCGTTGGTATCGGGATTACTTCAAAGGTTGCTGGTAGTGGTAGCGAAGGAAGTCATCGAGAGGGAACTATCGACAAATCTGAACCGAGACGGTGACGACCTCTTACACGACGGCAGAAAGCTCACCGTGTCGGTTTTCAAGCCGGCGGGCCCCGGTTCGCTCGCGCACCTCGGGATCAACGTGACAACCGAGGGTGTTCCCGTCCCAGCCTCCTCCCTACGCGACCTCGGTTACCTTGGAGACCCACTCGACCTGGGTCGACGCGTTGCCGTCGAATTCGTCCGCGAGATCACGGATGTGGAGTTGGACCTCACCAAGATCAGGTGGTGA
- the tfrB gene encoding fumarate reductase (CoM/CoB) subunit TfrB: MDEAVVIRIETAERSESVKVPYREGMTLLDALRWIKEHEIQDLEFEFSCRNAQCGTCAVLVNGKARLACEYLLEPGQEVTVEPLRHLPVVKDLAIDWSAVTSRLRPLSPKSYREWFRRMEPEKQRKLYELRSCIECLCCVAECPVIKSGSTRNPGPIVLRKVAEEVEKWDESPGIDDTVYACTTCHTCAEVCPKDIEIPAKAVETLRARLYEEGKGPLPEHKELGERAVRTGRSVEKGNRSFIEEYSGEYGEGDVEAMFFTGCLVDYRLPDTGKALVKLAEELGVRLIVPREQVCCGSPLLRTGQYDRAERLAFENLETFRRVDPDVIVTVCAGCGATLKNNYPELLGDRFEWDVLDVTELLVEIRAHERGFRLQERTTVTYHDPCHLKRGQGVEGEPRKLIRSIENVEFVEMEEPDRCCGAGGGVRSGLPELAELMSDVKAHMVRETGAEVLTTVCPFCEYNLREGLERNDVEARVENLTVLLSRGL; this comes from the coding sequence TTGGACGAAGCCGTCGTGATCCGCATCGAGACCGCCGAGCGATCGGAGAGCGTGAAAGTCCCGTATCGTGAGGGGATGACGCTACTCGACGCGCTACGGTGGATCAAGGAGCACGAGATACAGGACCTCGAGTTCGAGTTCTCGTGTCGGAACGCTCAATGTGGCACTTGCGCTGTGCTCGTGAACGGGAAAGCTCGACTCGCCTGTGAGTACTTGTTGGAACCAGGTCAGGAAGTGACCGTGGAACCCCTGAGGCACCTACCAGTAGTCAAAGACCTGGCGATCGATTGGTCGGCGGTCACGTCGAGGCTCCGGCCTCTCTCCCCCAAATCCTACCGGGAGTGGTTCCGTCGAATGGAACCCGAGAAGCAGCGGAAATTGTACGAGCTAAGATCTTGCATCGAGTGCCTCTGCTGCGTCGCCGAATGTCCCGTGATCAAGTCGGGATCGACGCGGAACCCGGGCCCGATCGTACTACGGAAGGTAGCGGAGGAAGTCGAAAAATGGGACGAATCTCCAGGAATAGACGACACCGTGTACGCCTGCACCACGTGCCATACCTGCGCCGAAGTGTGCCCTAAGGACATAGAGATCCCGGCGAAGGCTGTCGAGACGTTACGGGCGAGACTCTACGAGGAAGGTAAAGGTCCACTACCCGAGCACAAGGAGCTAGGAGAAAGGGCCGTACGCACGGGCAGGTCCGTCGAGAAGGGGAACAGGTCGTTCATAGAGGAGTACTCCGGCGAGTACGGGGAGGGAGACGTCGAGGCCATGTTTTTCACTGGATGCCTAGTGGATTACCGACTACCCGATACTGGGAAAGCCCTAGTTAAGCTGGCCGAGGAGTTAGGGGTCAGACTGATCGTTCCTCGGGAGCAAGTCTGTTGCGGCTCACCACTCCTGAGGACGGGGCAGTACGACCGTGCCGAACGCCTAGCTTTCGAGAACCTGGAGACGTTCCGACGGGTCGACCCCGATGTTATCGTCACCGTCTGCGCCGGCTGCGGAGCCACGCTGAAGAACAACTACCCCGAACTCCTCGGTGATAGGTTCGAGTGGGACGTACTAGACGTCACGGAGCTACTCGTAGAGATAAGGGCACACGAGCGGGGATTCCGGCTCCAGGAGCGTACAACGGTTACGTATCACGATCCGTGTCATCTGAAGCGGGGACAAGGTGTCGAGGGCGAGCCCAGGAAGCTCATCCGATCGATCGAGAACGTTGAGTTCGTTGAGATGGAGGAACCGGATCGGTGTTGCGGGGCCGGCGGGGGCGTTCGATCCGGTCTACCGGAGCTCGCGGAGCTGATGTCCGACGTGAAGGCTCACATGGTACGCGAGACCGGGGCCGAAGTGTTGACCACGGTCTGTCCGTTCTGCGAATACAACCTCAGGGAAGGGCTCGAGCGCAACGACGTCGAGGCACGGGTGGAGAACTTGACGGTACTGCTCTCCAGAGGTCTTTAG
- a CDS encoding RNA-guided pseudouridylation complex pseudouridine synthase subunit Cbf5 yields MSGDKDRRLPFDRDREMVTKAEAETDPRYGCPPEERPIEEYIMKGVINLDKPAGPTSHEVVAWVKEIFGLSKAGHGGTLDPKVTGVLPIALEKATKIIQTLLPAGKEYVTIMHLHGDVDEEELERVVKEFEGTILQRPPLRSAVKRRVRPKKVYYIDILEIDDRDVLMRVGCQAGTYIRKLCHDIGEALGVGAHMAELRRTRTGPFSEENAVTLHDVKDAYEFWKECRWEEPLRHIVRPMEEGLEHLPRIEIRDTAVDAICHGADLAAPGIVRVEKGIQPGDLVAIFTLKGEAVALGVAKATWKEMLHADRGIMVDTKRVLMEPGTYPKAWG; encoded by the coding sequence ATGAGCGGTGACAAGGACCGTCGGTTACCGTTCGACCGAGATCGGGAAATGGTTACGAAAGCCGAGGCGGAAACGGACCCTCGGTACGGTTGTCCTCCGGAGGAGCGCCCTATCGAGGAGTACATCATGAAGGGTGTTATCAACCTAGATAAGCCAGCCGGGCCCACATCGCACGAGGTCGTGGCTTGGGTGAAGGAGATCTTCGGTCTGTCCAAGGCGGGTCACGGTGGTACCCTGGATCCTAAGGTCACGGGAGTCCTTCCTATCGCCCTCGAGAAAGCCACGAAGATAATCCAGACGCTGCTACCGGCGGGCAAGGAATACGTGACGATTATGCATCTCCACGGCGATGTGGACGAGGAGGAGCTGGAGCGCGTCGTGAAGGAGTTCGAGGGGACGATACTCCAGCGGCCACCGTTACGCTCGGCGGTCAAGAGGAGGGTACGTCCTAAGAAAGTTTACTACATCGATATCCTCGAGATCGACGATCGCGACGTGCTGATGAGGGTCGGGTGTCAGGCTGGTACTTACATCCGGAAGCTGTGTCATGACATCGGTGAGGCCTTGGGTGTCGGTGCGCACATGGCTGAGCTTCGAAGGACGAGGACGGGGCCGTTCTCGGAGGAGAACGCCGTCACTCTCCACGACGTGAAGGACGCGTACGAGTTCTGGAAGGAGTGTCGGTGGGAGGAACCCTTACGACACATCGTACGTCCGATGGAGGAAGGCCTAGAGCACCTACCGAGGATAGAGATCAGGGATACTGCCGTCGACGCCATCTGCCACGGGGCCGACCTGGCCGCACCGGGAATCGTTAGGGTGGAGAAAGGGATCCAGCCCGGCGATCTAGTCGCCATCTTCACGTTGAAGGGGGAGGCGGTAGCGCTGGGAGTGGCCAAGGCTACTTGGAAGGAGATGCTACACGCGGATCGGGGTATTATGGTGGACACCAAGAGGGTCCTGATGGAGCCGGGCACGTACCCGAAGGCTTGGGGCTAA